A window of Thiohalobacter sp. genomic DNA:
ATTGGGTCTGATACGAAATCGCTTGCCTGAGCTGCCCGTGGTCAGCAGCGGCCCGGCCGGCTCCCCGACGGGGCATGACCACCGCTGGGCGGCCGCGCGGGCGCGCACTATACCGCATCTCCGGAATTTTGGAAATTCAGGAGATGCTGATATCAACCCTTGGCGTTGACCGCCTTGATGCCCTTGTGCGGAATGAACAGCCCGCAGCCCATCTTGCGCATCGGCCCGATGCCCTCCTCCTGCAACCGCACCGCGTGCTCGGGATCCAGGTCGGCGATCATCACGCTGCGGGTGTGCACCACGCCGTCGGGCATGCGGAAGGCATGCGACTTGCCCGGCATGAGCTTGGTGACCGGTACGCCCAGCGCCTGGATCTCGCCCGCAACTGCCTGCAGGAAGGCCTGCTCGTCATGGGCAGGATCGACGACCACGTGGCGGGCGAACAGGGTGGACAGCGGGCTCAGCTTCTTCACCGACGATTCGCCGACCCGCAGCCGGTGGCCGTCGATGTCCAGCACC
This region includes:
- the cas6 gene encoding type I-MYXAN CRISPR-associated protein Cas6/Cmx6, which encodes MFWQEDRDEDKPFVVPDDIVDVNFRVDCRALPLDHAHALSSALLAALPWLAEEPRAGIHLIHGAESGNGWMRPEDVENALLHLSRRTRMTLRLPRERVEDAEALVGQVLDIDGHRLRVGESSVKKLSPLSTLFARHVVVDPAHDEQAFLQAVAGEIQALGVPVTKLMPGKSHAFRMPDGVVHTRSVMIADLDPEHAVRLQEEGIGPMRKMGCGLFIPHKGIKAVNAKG